Part of the Nostoc sp. ATCC 53789 genome, CAGGAAACTCTATCTGGGAAAAACGATATCGCCAATTTGAGCCTAAACTCGATATTGCTATTAAAGAATCTATCAAACTGGCTCCTAAAGCATATCAAAATGAGGATGCCCAAAAAATTGATGTTGCTAATCAACTTTTGGTCACAATGGAATATAAATCTTTTGAGTTAGTTAACAAAAATCAAAAAGAGACAGCACAACTACTACTTTCTAGCCGAGAATATGAAACTCAGAAACACATTTATGCTGATGGTGTTGCCAAAAGAAATAGTAATATATTAGTTCAGTTACAGCAGAAGGTTGATGAATATTATAAAAGAATATTTTGGGCAGTTTTAGAATCTGTTATAAGTTTAGCACTACTGATTCCAGCATGGCTTTTAGTATTGAATTTATTGCAGCAATACTTAAAAGATAAAAAAATTGCTCAAGCCGCCTTAGAAGAAACAAATTGTAGATTGGAAATGCAAGTGGTGGAGAGAACGGCAAAATTAGAACACAAAAATATTCAACTAGAACAGACACTACAAGAATTACAATATACTCAAGTACAACTTGTTCAAACCGAAAAAATGTCCTCATTAGGTCAGTTAGTTGCTGGTGTTGCTCATGAAATCAATAATCCAGTTAATTTCATTTATGGAAATCTAATACATATTAGAAAATATAGTCAGCAATTACTAACTTTAGTTAACCTGTATCAGCAAGAAAATTGTAATTATAATCCAGAAATAACTAGTTTTATTAATAAGATAGATTTAGAGTTTATTCTTGATGATTTGCCAAAAATATTATCCTCAATGGAAATTGGTACTGAGCGCATTTGTGAGATTGTGCTAACTTTGCGGAACTTCTCGCGTCTTGATGAAGCAGAAATGAAACCTGTTGATATTCATGAAGGAATTAATAGCACGCTAGTAATTTTAGAGCATCGCCTTAAAGAAAATCATAAGCAGCAAGAAATTGCAATAATTAAAAATTATGGTGATTTGCCTCTTGTTGAATGTTATGCAGGAGGATTAAATCAGGTATTTATGAATATCTTAAGTAATGCTATTGACGCTTTACATGAACAGCAAGAGGACTATTTAAAAAAAGATGTTACAAAACATCTGAATTCTATTATTATCCATACTAAAGTTAAAGATGAAGATTTTGTAATTATTAGTATTAAAGACAATGGGATAGGAATATCAGAGAAAGTTAAGACTAGATTGTTTGACCCTTTTTTTACTACTAAACCTGTAGGTAAAGGTACTGGCTTAGGATTATCCATCAGTTACCAAATTATAGTAGAGAAGCATAAGGGAAAAATCAACTGCATTTCTGCACCTGGGAAGGGTACAGAATTTGTAATTGAGATTCCCATCAAGCAGATGCAATGAAGAAGGGGAAAGGGGAAAGGGGAAAGAGAACCAGTAACTTAAAAGCAGGGGTTTCAAATATGGGCACTGCTAAGTTATCGCACTACGTGTCTTAAAAATATTCGGTTCTTCCGGTGCTTTTATGGTGGTTACTAAATTTTAGTAAATTTTATTAACTACATTTTAATGATATTTATCCTTAAAACATAGACTGTGTAAGCATTGTAGCAGTTTCACGTATACTGAAATAATCCAAATAGCATGATTTATACTATAACACAGTAAAAATTAAGGCTTTCACGCAGTGTGCCGTAGGTATCGCTATGAAATTTACTGTAGAGCAAATCCTGAATCTGCCCGATATGAAAGTATTAGATTTTCAAGAAATTGAAGGGGAAGAAATAATTATAACGATAGAAAAAAGCGTTAACTATTCGACTTGCCCATCTTGTGGGCAAAATACTCAGAGTATACATCAAAATCATTGGCGGATGATTCATGATTTATCTTGGAGTAAAAAGCCAGTACTCTTAAAAATAAATCGTCGCCAGTTCAAATGTCATAAATGTAAAAAAGTCTTTAGTGAGAAATTGGATTTTGTAGATAAAAGTAAAGGATATACAAAAAGATTAGCAACAGACATAGTACAACAAGTATTAAATAGTAATATTCATAGCAAAAGTGTTGAATGTTAAGAGAAATCCGATAAAAACAGCCCAAAATATGTTAAATTTTGGGCGGAAGATTAAAGTATATCTATTTGATAGTGATTATAAATTCATTTCCCAAGATTGTCAAAGATATCTTGAGAGGACTGCCAAAAAACGATTATCCAGTATTGAACAGTCGTCTGTTCTTTGAGTGCTGGCTCTCTTATGCTATGGATAACAGCTTAACAAGTATGCGAGATTTGTTTAAGAGATTAAACAACACAGGATTTGAAGTAGATATTTCTACTTTTTCTAAAGCAAACTTACATCGAAGCCAAAAACCTTTTCAAGAAATTTACCAAAAATTGAATGAATTAGTACAGAAGAAAGTTCAAAAAAAGTTGCATGATAAATATGCAATTTGTCCAATAGATTCAACAATTATTACTCTCACAAGTAAATTGTTATGGGTATTAGGACATCATCAAGTAAAACTTTTCAGTTCTCTAAATTTAGCTACTGGAAGTCCATCAAATAACTTCATAAATTTTGGACATGATCATGACTATAAATTTGGTTCTAAAATGATGTCTAGTTTACCAATAAATGCTGTTGGGGTGATGGATAGGGGTTTTGCTGGATTAAAATTTATCCAAGAATTAGTACAAGAAAACAAATATTTTGTTTTACGGATAAAAAACAATTGGAAACTAGAATTTGATGGCTCAAATGGGTTGGTTAAAGTTGGTGCATCTGGTGATGCTCAAGCCTATAGAGTAATTAACTTTTGTGATTTAGAAGCGAAAACCGAGTTTCGCTTAGTTACTAATTTACCTTCTCATGGAGAGGCTGCCGTTAGTGATGATGAAATTAGGGATATTTATCGATTACGTTGGGGAGTTGAATTGTTATGGAAGTTTTTAAAGATGCACTTAAAACTTGATAAATTAATTACTAAGAACGTCAATGGTATCACTATACAAATTTACGTTAGTTTAATAGCTTATCTACTTTTGCAGATATTATCTATCCCACAACAATGGGGACATACGCTATTAGATAAATTTCGCTATTTACAATCTTGTATGTGTCAGAAAATCAGTTATGTTCATTGGTTTGAGGAGATGATGTCATGTTGACTATTTTAGGCTTTTTAGAGTTAGTGTAACTAGATATGTAAAGTTTTGTATTAGGATTCAACATTTCTGTATTCATAGTGTTGCCGAAAGGAATGGATTGAGTGATGAAGAAGTAGAATCAATGTTAAAAAAGCAAGCTTCACAAATATTAAATATTAATCTAAGCCAGGTAAAAAAGTTAGGTATAGATGAAATAGCTTTAGTTAAAGGTCAAGGAAACTACTTAGCAGTATTAGTGGATTTAGATAC contains:
- a CDS encoding ATP-binding protein, with amino-acid sequence MRLPYKLRFVSSQLVTVTVLLTLLLFIPQIWLNWQVYYNFNSIIKHEFKLQTLSDEITYLDEVLTMSARMNAATGNSIWEKRYRQFEPKLDIAIKESIKLAPKAYQNEDAQKIDVANQLLVTMEYKSFELVNKNQKETAQLLLSSREYETQKHIYADGVAKRNSNILVQLQQKVDEYYKRIFWAVLESVISLALLIPAWLLVLNLLQQYLKDKKIAQAALEETNCRLEMQVVERTAKLEHKNIQLEQTLQELQYTQVQLVQTEKMSSLGQLVAGVAHEINNPVNFIYGNLIHIRKYSQQLLTLVNLYQQENCNYNPEITSFINKIDLEFILDDLPKILSSMEIGTERICEIVLTLRNFSRLDEAEMKPVDIHEGINSTLVILEHRLKENHKQQEIAIIKNYGDLPLVECYAGGLNQVFMNILSNAIDALHEQQEDYLKKDVTKHLNSIIIHTKVKDEDFVIISIKDNGIGISEKVKTRLFDPFFTTKPVGKGTGLGLSISYQIIVEKHKGKINCISAPGKGTEFVIEIPIKQMQ
- a CDS encoding IS4 family transposase; the protein is MIINSFPKIVKDILRGLPKNDYPVLNSRLFFECWLSYAMDNSLTSMRDLFKRLNNTGFEVDISTFSKANLHRSQKPFQEIYQKLNELVQKKVQKKLHDKYAICPIDSTIITLTSKLLWVLGHHQVKLFSSLNLATGSPSNNFINFGHDHDYKFGSKMMSSLPINAVGVMDRGFAGLKFIQELVQENKYFVLRIKNNWKLEFDGSNGLVKVGASGDAQAYRVINFCDLEAKTEFRLVTNLPSHGEAAVSDDEIRDIYRLRWGVELLWKFLKMHLKLDKLITKNVNGITIQIYVSLIAYLLLQILSIPQQWGHTLLDKFRYLQSCMCQKISYVHWFEEMMSC